A single Corynebacterium resistens DSM 45100 DNA region contains:
- a CDS encoding acyl-CoA dehydrogenase family protein: MGFNPDFDLFRLPDEYIELRQAIRELSEQQIAPHAKDVDENERFPEEALEALNASGFNAIHVPDEFGGQGGDSLAAVIVIEEVARVCGSSSLIPAVNKLGTMGLILNGSDELKKEVLPSIANGEMASYALTEREAGSDAAAMKTRAVRDGDEWVINGSKCFITNGGRSSWYTVMAVTDPEAGARGISAFMVHKDDPGFRVGGLEHKLGIKGSPTAELYFEDCRVPASRMIGEEGTGFKTALQTLDHTRPTIGAQALGIAQGAFDEAVKYVKERKQFGKSIADFQNTQFMLADMKMKIDAARLMIYTAASNAERGFAEGGDKLGLMAAGSKAFASDVAMEVTVDAVQLLGGYGFTRDFPLERMMRDAKITQIYEGTNQICRMVMGRQILK, from the coding sequence ATGGGATTCAACCCTGACTTTGACCTGTTCCGCCTGCCCGATGAATACATCGAATTGCGACAGGCCATCCGTGAGCTAAGCGAGCAACAGATTGCTCCTCACGCCAAGGATGTTGATGAGAACGAACGGTTCCCAGAAGAGGCGCTCGAGGCACTGAACGCTTCCGGCTTCAACGCAATCCACGTACCCGATGAGTTTGGTGGCCAAGGTGGCGATTCTTTGGCAGCCGTCATCGTCATTGAGGAAGTTGCCCGTGTATGTGGTTCTTCGTCCCTCATTCCAGCGGTGAACAAGCTTGGCACAATGGGCTTGATCCTCAACGGATCCGACGAGCTCAAGAAGGAAGTTTTGCCTTCCATCGCGAACGGTGAGATGGCTTCTTACGCGCTGACTGAGCGCGAAGCAGGTTCGGATGCAGCGGCAATGAAGACTCGCGCAGTCCGCGATGGTGATGAGTGGGTTATCAACGGTTCCAAGTGCTTCATCACCAATGGTGGCCGTTCCAGCTGGTACACCGTCATGGCCGTGACGGATCCTGAGGCTGGTGCACGCGGAATCTCCGCATTCATGGTTCACAAGGATGACCCAGGATTCCGTGTGGGCGGCCTTGAGCACAAGCTGGGCATCAAGGGCTCCCCAACTGCGGAGTTGTACTTCGAGGATTGCCGCGTACCTGCTTCCCGCATGATTGGCGAGGAAGGTACCGGCTTTAAGACTGCTCTGCAGACCTTGGATCACACCCGCCCAACCATCGGTGCACAGGCATTGGGTATCGCTCAGGGCGCATTCGATGAGGCAGTGAAGTACGTCAAGGAACGCAAGCAGTTTGGCAAGTCCATTGCGGATTTCCAGAACACCCAGTTCATGCTTGCTGACATGAAGATGAAGATTGACGCAGCTCGCCTGATGATTTACACCGCCGCTTCCAACGCAGAGCGTGGCTTCGCTGAGGGGGGCGACAAGTTGGGTCTCATGGCGGCGGGCTCCAAGGCGTTTGCATCTGACGTTGCCATGGAGGTCACCGTCGATGCGGTTCAGTTGCTCGGTGGTTACGGCTTTACCCGCGACTTCCCGCTCGAGCGCATGATGCGCGATGCCAAGATCACCCAGATCTACGAGGGAACCAACCAGATCTGCCGCATGGTTATGGGGCGCCAGATCCTAAAATAG
- a CDS encoding DUF4232 domain-containing protein — translation MKPFQTRSIRLLGVASLSALAVGLTACGANEKSDSPESTVYGSDSSQPSNAANAAGNGGVEQQDKQGNGSSNHDGTQNAAEKRKREGLCATDQLEVTASAEQGAAGTSYYNIVFTNKGSSECTLKGFPGVSLVKDNNGSQIGRSAKRDSSKATEPVALKPGGKAVANLGITKAELHGGSCTPTQADGIRVYPPEETEAAYVPLKATGCEGNVDTLKIQPVQPYAPDAEAPNAG, via the coding sequence ATGAAGCCTTTCCAAACTCGCTCAATCCGGCTCTTGGGAGTCGCTTCGCTATCCGCACTTGCCGTCGGCCTAACTGCTTGCGGGGCGAACGAGAAATCGGATAGCCCAGAGTCCACGGTGTATGGCTCGGATTCTTCCCAACCCTCGAATGCGGCTAATGCAGCTGGAAACGGGGGCGTCGAGCAACAAGACAAGCAAGGCAACGGTTCATCCAACCACGATGGCACCCAGAATGCGGCGGAGAAAAGAAAAAGGGAAGGCCTGTGCGCCACCGATCAGCTTGAAGTAACGGCGAGCGCCGAACAGGGTGCTGCGGGCACGTCGTATTACAACATCGTGTTCACCAACAAGGGCAGCAGCGAATGCACCCTGAAGGGGTTTCCCGGAGTATCGCTGGTAAAAGACAATAACGGCTCACAAATCGGCCGCTCCGCCAAACGCGACAGCAGCAAAGCCACCGAGCCCGTCGCCCTGAAACCGGGTGGCAAGGCTGTCGCCAACTTGGGCATAACCAAAGCCGAACTGCACGGTGGTTCGTGCACGCCTACACAAGCCGATGGAATTCGCGTTTATCCACCCGAGGAGACTGAGGCTGCCTACGTACCTCTGAAAGCCACTGGCTGCGAAGGCAATGTTGACACCCTCAAGATCCAGCCCGTACAGCCATATGCTCCAGATGCCGAAGCCCCGAACGCAGGTTAG
- a CDS encoding cutinase family protein gives MNNIAHISTQQKLGRRRLAKGSLALVGAVAALIGGVGMNATTGAGAVAHAQLPRVPSAPGSSATQVPFGWTQVGLKMAPQGCAAHIVVNVPGGANTTSNLPKTLPVGPYTAEAGQALRAKHPGKVVDRYVSYRSTPGGAYTYEQTRNNGYRQARALIAREAAACPKATFSLIGYSMGADIASRIVNDIAYGRGPISSGRMDSAVLIANPNRSAMAEVKQAGGAPRTDGAFGELPGSYGKLGDRVLEICRRGDIVCDTPRSAAPLTKAFARSAILTGFAPVAEAKATVDRLNPRERSAFYAGLPKLAAGQNIHTNYNAVNGAGQAIAYVDRHLGTAGRNPENAKR, from the coding sequence GTGAACAACATCGCTCACATTTCCACTCAACAGAAGCTTGGCCGGCGACGGCTCGCTAAGGGGTCCCTTGCCCTAGTCGGCGCAGTAGCCGCACTCATCGGTGGCGTCGGAATGAATGCAACAACTGGGGCCGGGGCAGTGGCGCACGCACAGCTACCCCGCGTACCTAGTGCACCCGGCAGCTCCGCTACTCAAGTTCCTTTTGGCTGGACACAGGTCGGTCTCAAGATGGCTCCCCAGGGCTGCGCGGCCCACATTGTGGTGAATGTTCCCGGTGGAGCAAATACCACTAGCAATTTGCCCAAAACTTTGCCCGTAGGGCCGTACACGGCAGAAGCTGGCCAGGCGTTGCGTGCGAAGCACCCCGGGAAGGTTGTGGATCGCTATGTGTCCTACCGTTCCACCCCTGGTGGCGCTTACACCTACGAACAGACACGGAACAACGGCTACCGCCAAGCCCGTGCCCTCATTGCACGTGAAGCCGCTGCCTGCCCCAAGGCGACGTTCAGTTTGATCGGATACTCAATGGGAGCGGATATAGCCTCTCGTATCGTTAACGATATTGCCTACGGCCGAGGCCCAATTTCTTCCGGCCGGATGGATTCCGCTGTTCTCATAGCCAACCCGAATCGCTCTGCGATGGCTGAGGTCAAGCAAGCCGGTGGCGCACCGCGAACCGACGGGGCTTTTGGTGAGCTGCCAGGCAGTTACGGCAAACTGGGCGATCGCGTCCTAGAGATTTGCCGACGTGGAGACATTGTTTGCGATACTCCTCGATCGGCTGCTCCTTTGACAAAGGCATTTGCGCGCAGCGCAATTCTCACAGGTTTCGCCCCCGTTGCCGAAGCTAAGGCCACTGTCGATCGGCTAAATCCTCGCGAGCGATCTGCATTCTATGCTGGGCTCCCTAAGCTGGCCGCGGGCCAGAACATTCACACGAATTACAACGCAGTCAATGGCGCCGGCCAAGCTATTGCCTACGTTGATCGGCACCTCGGCACAGCTGGAAGAAACCCGGAGAACGCCAAGCGTTAG
- a CDS encoding DUF808 domain-containing protein — protein sequence MAFGLAALLDDVALIAKKAAASADDVASMTGRTSAKAAGVVVDDAAVTPRFVAGVSPARELPIIWRITKGSLRNKLLIILPIILLLSWLLPWALTPLLMLGGLYLSFEGAEKIIEKITGGHEEEDETGKSEDDIVRGATTTDFILSAEIMVISLNEVADQPIGIRAAVLVVVGILITLAVYGAVGLLVKIDDMGLALAKKDSSGAKKLGRMMVAGMPKLLSLIAIIGTFAMLWVGGHILLVGADELGWHWPYSTVHHIVESVHHLGGLVTWLVETFFSLVAGLIVGSIIAVIMHFLPKKKKEHTENTDEATQQN from the coding sequence ATGGCATTCGGTTTAGCCGCCTTGTTAGATGATGTAGCACTCATCGCGAAGAAGGCTGCAGCCAGCGCAGATGATGTAGCCAGTATGACTGGTCGCACTAGCGCGAAAGCAGCCGGAGTAGTCGTTGACGACGCCGCGGTAACGCCTCGATTCGTTGCTGGGGTCTCCCCTGCCAGAGAACTACCCATTATTTGGCGTATCACAAAGGGCAGCTTGCGCAATAAGCTGCTCATTATCCTGCCCATCATCCTGCTTCTGAGCTGGTTATTGCCTTGGGCTTTGACTCCGCTACTCATGCTGGGTGGTCTCTACCTTTCCTTTGAAGGGGCAGAGAAAATCATCGAGAAAATCACCGGCGGCCATGAGGAGGAAGACGAAACTGGTAAATCCGAAGACGATATCGTACGGGGCGCCACAACCACCGACTTCATTCTTTCTGCAGAAATCATGGTGATTTCGCTTAATGAAGTTGCCGATCAACCAATCGGTATCCGCGCAGCAGTTTTGGTCGTTGTCGGTATCCTCATCACTCTTGCGGTTTATGGCGCAGTCGGCCTGCTCGTCAAGATCGACGATATGGGCTTGGCCCTAGCTAAGAAGGATTCCTCCGGTGCGAAGAAACTGGGGCGAATGATGGTCGCTGGCATGCCAAAATTACTTAGCCTCATTGCAATTATTGGCACATTCGCAATGCTGTGGGTGGGTGGCCATATTCTTCTTGTTGGCGCGGACGAACTGGGATGGCACTGGCCCTACTCAACTGTCCACCACATCGTTGAATCTGTGCACCACCTCGGTGGTCTTGTCACTTGGCTGGTTGAAACGTTCTTCAGCCTTGTAGCGGGACTCATCGTAGGATCAATTATTGCCGTGATCATGCACTTCCTTCCCAAGAAAAAGAAGGAACATACTGAAAATACGGACGAAGCAACTCAACAAAACTAG
- a CDS encoding patatin-like phospholipase family protein: MSIDARNVALVIEGGGMRNSYTAACISELINHGVHFGWVGGISAGASHTVNFLSGDAHRARDSFVEFGANPRTGGIRSMMRGTGFFNAEYIYETAGAPDNDLPFDWEAFHSNPTPFRIGATRADNGETVYWGREDTPDLPSLMKRVRASSTLPGLMPVPSIDGVEYVDGALGASGGLIIDAALDDGFEKFLVLRTKPRGYVRPPLRSPRLVRQLLRKRPAVTEAMIARPEKYNSASQKISELENSGQAKVFYPENMRVTNTERRLSKLRQSWADGMAQTQREWDGWMEFFSSS, translated from the coding sequence ATGTCCATCGATGCACGCAATGTCGCTCTAGTCATCGAAGGCGGGGGCATGCGAAATTCCTACACCGCCGCTTGCATTAGTGAGCTCATCAATCACGGGGTTCACTTCGGTTGGGTCGGTGGTATCAGTGCCGGGGCTTCTCACACCGTCAACTTTCTTTCCGGCGACGCGCACCGCGCCCGCGATTCTTTCGTCGAATTCGGAGCTAACCCCCGCACCGGAGGTATCCGTTCCATGATGCGAGGCACCGGATTCTTCAACGCCGAATACATTTACGAAACCGCAGGCGCACCCGATAATGATTTGCCTTTCGATTGGGAAGCGTTTCACTCCAACCCGACACCTTTCCGCATCGGCGCGACACGAGCAGATAACGGCGAAACGGTCTACTGGGGACGGGAAGATACCCCCGATCTACCTAGTCTCATGAAGCGGGTTCGCGCCAGCTCGACCCTCCCCGGATTAATGCCCGTCCCCTCAATCGACGGGGTGGAGTACGTCGATGGAGCTCTTGGTGCCTCGGGAGGCCTTATTATCGACGCCGCGCTGGATGACGGCTTCGAGAAATTCTTGGTTCTAAGAACCAAACCAAGGGGCTATGTGCGCCCTCCCCTACGCAGTCCGCGATTGGTTCGGCAACTTCTGCGCAAGCGCCCAGCGGTAACCGAAGCAATGATCGCGAGACCCGAAAAATACAATTCCGCTTCGCAGAAGATCTCCGAATTGGAAAATTCCGGGCAAGCCAAAGTGTTTTACCCAGAGAACATGCGGGTGACCAACACGGAGCGTCGCCTATCAAAACTACGACAATCCTGGGCGGATGGTATGGCCCAAACTCAACGCGAATGGGATGGCTGGATGGAGTTCTTTTCCTCCTCGTAG
- a CDS encoding membrane protein, whose translation MLHAVSYALLDSVNVLLIGVLFAVAIMHARTGRYGKIALLLVMGDWTGVFLLAGVTYLLFGNVEDQVRQILESPIFAGVLIGVGVLSAVLTLRGGDPSDMINRLARPLQRPSVKTFTSGMALGAIQSITSMPFFAGLAYLTTTDLSAAGKLVALVLYASLALSLPAISAVVLWIVLLKPDSGLARFIGSLRAHKQALVKSAGYVVAAILILMGLSTLVK comes from the coding sequence ATGCTGCACGCCGTGAGCTACGCGCTGCTCGATTCCGTCAACGTACTGCTGATTGGTGTGTTGTTCGCGGTTGCCATCATGCATGCCCGTACAGGGCGCTACGGCAAGATCGCACTGTTGCTGGTTATGGGTGATTGGACAGGAGTTTTTCTTCTAGCCGGGGTGACCTACCTTTTGTTCGGCAATGTGGAGGACCAGGTCAGGCAGATTCTGGAATCTCCCATCTTCGCGGGAGTGTTGATCGGAGTGGGTGTGTTGTCTGCAGTATTAACGCTGCGCGGTGGTGACCCTAGCGACATGATCAATCGATTAGCGCGGCCGTTGCAAAGGCCTAGTGTGAAAACCTTCACTTCTGGCATGGCACTAGGTGCGATTCAATCCATAACCTCGATGCCCTTTTTTGCCGGCCTAGCTTACCTCACTACCACGGATCTATCTGCTGCGGGCAAACTTGTGGCATTGGTTCTCTACGCCAGCCTGGCTTTGAGCTTGCCTGCGATTTCTGCGGTAGTTCTATGGATCGTTTTGCTCAAGCCGGATAGCGGTCTGGCCCGTTTCATAGGTAGCTTGCGGGCTCATAAGCAGGCTCTTGTGAAATCCGCAGGGTACGTGGTCGCCGCGATCTTGATACTGATGGGCCTAAGTACCCTGGTGAAATAG
- the hemQ gene encoding hydrogen peroxide-dependent heme synthase — protein sequence MSKKIDYNKLNSALVYAMWSAFRIPAGTLDGDRQAIAEQFQDFLDSYRDSGVTVRGVYDVSGLRPEADIMFWTHGEDLAALQAFYRAFRRETELGKVAQPVRSNAALHRPAEFNRSHVPDFLIDPEPKRWICLYPFVRTPDWYLMDENERRRMLVEHGMEAREFNMVRANTIPAFGLGDYEWMLAFESPTMEDVVDLMWKMRYTDARRHVSEETPFYSGQWIMDQLPEFIASLP from the coding sequence ATGTCAAAGAAGATCGACTACAACAAGTTGAACAGTGCTTTGGTTTACGCCATGTGGTCTGCTTTCCGCATTCCTGCAGGAACGCTCGATGGCGATCGCCAAGCAATCGCCGAGCAGTTCCAAGACTTCCTCGATTCCTATCGCGATTCTGGTGTAACGGTTCGTGGCGTGTATGACGTTTCCGGCTTGCGCCCCGAGGCCGACATCATGTTCTGGACGCACGGCGAAGATCTCGCGGCATTGCAAGCCTTCTACCGCGCATTCCGTCGCGAAACTGAATTGGGCAAGGTGGCGCAGCCAGTTCGCTCCAATGCGGCTTTACATCGCCCTGCAGAATTCAACCGCTCTCACGTACCCGATTTCCTCATTGATCCGGAACCCAAGCGTTGGATCTGCTTGTACCCCTTCGTGCGTACACCGGATTGGTACCTGATGGACGAAAACGAACGCCGGCGCATGCTTGTCGAGCACGGAATGGAAGCTCGCGAGTTCAATATGGTTCGTGCAAATACCATTCCCGCATTCGGTTTGGGTGACTACGAGTGGATGCTCGCCTTCGAATCTCCAACCATGGAGGACGTTGTGGACCTCATGTGGAAGATGCGTTACACGGATGCCCGTCGCCACGTCAGCGAGGAAACCCCGTTCTACTCCGGCCAGTGGATCATGGATCAACTGCCTGAGTTCATCGCATCCTTGCCTTAA